In the Nocardioides panaciterrulae genome, TCCACCTCGACGGTGCTGCTCGCGCTGCTGGAGCAGGAGCCCGCGCACGGCTACACGCTGAAGCAGAAGTACGACGGGCGGTTCGCCCAGAAGCGACCGCTGGCCTTCGGGCAGGTGTACGCCTCGCTGGCCCGGTTCGAGAGGCAGGGCCTGGCCGAGATGGTCGACGTCGAGACGGGGGAGGGGCCGGAGCGCAAGCGCTACCGGATCACGCCGGAGGGGGCACAGCTGGTGACCGACTGGGTCTACACCGCGCAAGAGCCGGGGGTGTTCTCCACCAGCACACTGTTCGCGCGCGTGACGGTCGCACTGCTGTCCGGCCGCGACCCGCAGCAGGTGCTGGACACTCAGCGCGAGTCGCACTTGGAGCGGATGCGTGAGCTGCAGGCGCAAAGGCGTACGGCGCGCGGCAGTGACCTGCTCGCGGTCACCTACGAGCTGGCCCACCTCGACGCGGACCTGAAGTGGATCGAGCAGGCCGGCCGGCGGCCGGCCGCGGAGAAGGGGAAGTCATGAGCCTGGTCGCGGCGCACGACCTGCGGTTGTCCTACGGCGACACCCCCGCGCTGGACGGCTGCTCGCTGAGCGTCGAGGCGGGGGAACGGGTGGCGATGATGGGCCCGTCGGGGTCCGGGAAGTCGACGCTGCTGCACTGCCTGGCCGGCGTGCTGCGCCCGGACGCGGGCACCGTGATGTTCGACGGGGTCGACGTGGTGCCGCTCTCGGAGTCCCGGCGCAGCCGGTTGCGGCTGGAGCGGATGGGCGTGGTCTTCCAGTTCGGCGACCTGGTGCCCGAGCTGTCGCTGGCCGAGAACGTGATGCTCCCGGCGCAGCTCCTCGGCATGTCCTCCGCTCGGGCCCGATCGCGGGCGCTGGCCCTGCTGGACGAGCTCGGTGTCGCAGACGTCGCGCACCGGCGCGCGGGCACGGTCTCCGGTGGCCAGGCGCAGCGGGCCGCGGTGGCACGCGCGATCGTGCACGAGCCGGCGGTCGTCTACGCGGACGAGCCCACCGGATCCTTGGACACCGTCAACGCCGAGCTGGTGCTCGACGCGCTGGTCGATCTGAC is a window encoding:
- a CDS encoding PadR family transcriptional regulator, which codes for MSTSTVLLALLEQEPAHGYTLKQKYDGRFAQKRPLAFGQVYASLARFERQGLAEMVDVETGEGPERKRYRITPEGAQLVTDWVYTAQEPGVFSTSTLFARVTVALLSGRDPQQVLDTQRESHLERMRELQAQRRTARGSDLLAVTYELAHLDADLKWIEQAGRRPAAEKGKS
- a CDS encoding ABC transporter ATP-binding protein, with protein sequence MSLVAAHDLRLSYGDTPALDGCSLSVEAGERVAMMGPSGSGKSTLLHCLAGVLRPDAGTVMFDGVDVVPLSESRRSRLRLERMGVVFQFGDLVPELSLAENVMLPAQLLGMSSARARSRALALLDELGVADVAHRRAGTVSGGQAQRAAVARAIVHEPAVVYADEPTGSLDTVNAELVLDALVDLTGRSGAALVVVTHDHQVAAHLDRLVTMRDGRVTQPAGVGA